A single Brassica rapa cultivar Chiifu-401-42 chromosome A04, CAAS_Brap_v3.01, whole genome shotgun sequence DNA region contains:
- the LOC103865034 gene encoding EPIDERMAL PATTERNING FACTOR-like protein 6 gives MGLERPSSLPSSENSRAKFSVFYIFLLCVVLCALTTFITPSSLSSPYIRNSKSGKLGQFYAQEEGKSTLVMIKKMKKIGDRSNAAGERRVLRGLGSSPPRCLSKCGRCTPCKPVHVPVPPGTPVTAEYYPEAWRCKCGNKLYMP, from the exons ATGGGATTAGAGAGACCGTCATCATTACCATCATCAGAAAATTCGAGAGCCAAGTTCAGTGTCTTTTATATATTCCTACTCTGCGTTGTCCTCTGTGCGCTTACTACATTCATTACTCCCTCTTCACTTTCCTCTCCAT ATATTAGGAACTCAAAATCTGGAAAACTAGGGCAATTCTATGCTCAG GAGGAGGGCAAGAGTACACTGGTAATgataaagaagatgaagaagattggTGACCGGAGCAACGCAGCGGGGGAGCGAAGGGTTTTGAGGGGACTGGGGTCATCTCCGCCACGGTGCTTGTCCAAGTGTGGAAGATGCACGCCGTGCAAGCCTGTGCACGTCCCGGTACCTCCGGGCACGCCTGTCACCGCCGAATACTACCCTGAAGCTTGGAGGTGCAAGTGCGGCAACAAGTTGTACATGCcatga
- the LOC103865035 gene encoding transcription repressor OFP17, whose translation MFNISGCIDPPINQGPYQLYKAKTNFIILDFNHKQEPPHLQYKKHLFSTVLNFMGLHHHDFDTQRREPHATQAFLSLTLYTPKQNRKSKEYHTKTTTKSFNTMRAKATLVNFRSKLSESCNRFVSLFRFRVKRPVFIRPLRRARHGNVKPRHQHHPKKPIHSSSLLSCLYFLSKNKDQKISQTKPCKKTSLQCSKQKCLTSFFNLSVCSPFGIAVRVKDDDFSKFTHSPLTPAAAKKLFTSPITTPVSASWTKKSLNSRDTFEDNAVEDACRSFENYLTHLTEEGKMDDLMDIEELLFCWKNLKSPVFIELVSRFYGELCRDLFSGE comes from the coding sequence ATGTTCAATATATCCGGTTGCATTGACCCACCAATCAACCAAGGACCTTATCAATTATACAAAGCCAAAACCAATTTCATCATCTTGGATTTTAATCATAAGCAAGAGCCACCACACCTCcaatataaaaaacatttattctCCACCGTTTTAAACTTCATGGGACtccaccatcatgactttgacACCCAAAGACGTGAACCCCATGCAACACAAGCCTTCCTCTCACTAACCTTATACAcaccaaaacaaaacagaaagtCCAAAGAGTACCACACCAAAACAACAACGAAAAGCTTCAACACAATGAGAGCGAAAGCAACTTTGGTTAACTTCAGATCAAAGCTTTCAGAATCATGCAACAGATTCGTCTCTCTCTTCCGCTTCAGAGTTAAGAGACCTGTCTTCATTAGACCTCTTCGTCGTGCTCGTCATGGCAATGTCAAACCTAGACATCAACATCATCCCAAGAAGCCAATCCATTCTTCCTCTTTGCTATCTTGTCTCTATTTTCTCAGCAAAAACAAAGACCAGAAGATAAGCCAGACCAAACCTTGTAAGAAAACTTCTCTACAATGTTCGAAACAAAAATGTCTTACAAGCTTTTTTAATTTATCTGTTTGTTCTCCATTTGGAATTGCAGTTAGGGTGAAGGATGATGATTTTTCGAAGTTTACACATTCGCCTCTTACGCCAGCAGCAGCCAAGAAGCTGTTCACTTCACCCATCACGACACCTGTTTCTGCGTCATGGACCAAGAAATCACTGAACTCAAGAGATACATTCGAAGACAATGCTGTGGAAGATGCTTGCAGAAGCTTTGAAAACTATCTTACTCATCTGACTGAAGAAGGGAAAATGGATGACTTAATGGACATAGAGGAGCTTCTCTTCTGTTGGAAGAATCTTAAGAGCCCTGTCTTCATTGAACTTGTCTCCAGATTCTATGGAGAGCTCTGCAGAGACTTGTTTTCAGGTGAATGA
- the LOC103865036 gene encoding transcription repressor OFP2, producing MGKYKFKISDMISNPWFHKLKDMTKQSKPKSKPISSSSSSHTHNKKSPSYAPPRQSSTSHFSISLVAKSPHHNSPRNSLHRKRMSERKTLHKPSLKPITPLGFNNSKINGQDSSHCALPALEKSPQSFEYSFYEKEDDGFVDPSNFKVDTKNKAFTKYKTKESSSMEKACPASNLTKTPLKSHLSVKINKGKQEEDDEACRAEKKYKKQVSSGRNSSAGINLRRVNSPRIQLSGTRRSTSRSESRQLVLESYAVMKRSVDPKKDFRESMVEMIEENNIRASKDLEDLLACYLSLNAKEYHDFIIQVFEQIWRQLTKQCEKTHLM from the coding sequence ATGGGGAAATACAAGTTCAAAATTTCAGATATGATCTCAAATCCATGGTTTCACAAGCTCAAAGACATGACTAAGCAGTCTAAACCCAAAAGCAAACctatttcttcttcatcttcctcacaCACTCATAACAAGAAGAGCCCCTCTTATGCTCCTCCTCGGCAGTCTTCAACCTCTCATTTTTCCATCAGCTTAGTAGCTAAAAGTCCTCACCATAACTCACCAAGAAACTCTCTTCACAGAAAAAGGATGAGTGAAAGAAAGACACTTCACAAGCCATCTCTTAAACCAATCACTCCTTTAGGTTTTAACAATAGCAAGATCAACGGTCAAGATTCATCTCACTGTGCGCTTCCAGCTCTTGAAAAGTCCCCACAGTCTTTTGAGTATAGTTTCTACGAAAAGGAGGATGATGGATTCGTTGATCCTTCCAACTTCAAGGTGGACACAAAGAACAAAGCTTTCACCAAGTACAAGACCAAAGAGTCTAGCTCCATGGAGAAAGCTTGTCCTGCAAGTAACCTAACCAAGACACCACTAAAAAGCCATCTTTCTGTGAAGATTAATAAAgggaaacaagaagaagatgatgaagcatGCAGAGCAGAGAAGAAATACAAAAAGCAAGTTTCTAGTGGAAGAAACTCTTCTGCAGGGATAAACCTAAGAAGAGTAAACTCACCCAGGATTCAACTCTCAGGCACGCGTAGAAGCACGTCGAGATCAGAGAGCAGACAACTTGTTCTTGAAAGTTACGCGGTGATGAAGCGTTCCGTTGATCCAAAGAAAGATTTCAGAGAATCAATGGTGGAGATGATAGAAGAGAACAACATCAGAGCTTCAAAAGACTTGGAGGATCTTCTTGCTTGTTACCTTTCCTTGAATGCAAAGGAGTATCATGATTTTATCATCCAAGTTTTCGAGCAAATATGGCGTCAACTTACAAAACAATGTGAAAAAACCCACTTAATGTAA